The proteins below are encoded in one region of Metabacillus dongyingensis:
- a CDS encoding MarR family winged helix-turn-helix transcriptional regulator encodes MKEQEQIEQSLKLFIVLSRAHRAINDQVNKHISSFGLNPTEFAVLELLYHKGEQPLQQIGGKILLASGSITYVVDKLEQKELLVRKACDKDRRVTFAQITDKGKKLIESIFPSHQERLDEIVGILTSEEKQIVIDLIKKVGYHARDLQD; translated from the coding sequence ATGAAAGAACAAGAGCAAATCGAACAATCGTTAAAATTATTTATCGTTTTATCCCGTGCACACCGCGCGATAAATGATCAAGTGAATAAACACATCTCAAGCTTCGGGCTGAACCCAACAGAATTTGCCGTGCTTGAGCTCCTTTATCATAAGGGAGAACAGCCCCTTCAGCAAATTGGCGGGAAGATTCTATTAGCAAGCGGAAGCATCACATACGTAGTCGACAAGCTTGAACAAAAAGAACTGCTTGTCCGAAAAGCATGTGACAAGGACCGCCGCGTTACCTTTGCTCAAATTACGGATAAAGGCAAGAAATTGATCGAGAGTATTTTTCCATCTCATCAAGAGCGGTTAGATGAAATTGTCGGCATTCTGACATCAGAAGAAAAGCAGATCGTTATTGATCTTATAAAAAAAGTCGGCTATCATGCACGGGATCTTCAAGATTAA